In a single window of the Elaeis guineensis isolate ETL-2024a chromosome 8, EG11, whole genome shotgun sequence genome:
- the LOC105050697 gene encoding LOW QUALITY PROTEIN: plasma membrane ATPase 4 (The sequence of the model RefSeq protein was modified relative to this genomic sequence to represent the inferred CDS: inserted 1 base in 1 codon), with the protein MADISLEQIKNETVDLENIPVDEVFEQLKCSREGLTSADGEQRLQIFGPNKLEEKKESKLLKFLGFMWNPLSWVMEIAAIMAIVLANGGGKPPDWQDFVGIVVLLIINSTISFIEENNAGNAAAALMAGLAPKTKVLRDGKWSEQEAAILVPGDIISIKLGDIVPADARLLEGDPLKIDQSALTGESLPVTKNPGDEVFSGSTCKQGEIEAIVIATGVHTFFGKAAHLVDSTNNVGHFQKVLTAIGNFCICSIGVGMLIEILIMYPIQHRRYRDGIDNLLVLLIGGIPIAMPTVLSVTMAIGSHRLSEQGAITKRMTAIEEMAGMDVLCSDKTGTLTLNKLNVDKNLIEVFVKDMDRDTVVLYAARASRVENQDAIDASVVAMLADPKEARAGIQEVHFLPFNPVDKRTAITYIDSDGRWHRASKGAPEQIIDLCNLKEDAKNKVHDMIDKFADRGLRSLGVARQEVPEADKDSAGGPWQFMGLLPLFDPPRHDSAETIRRALNLGVNVKMITGDQLAIAKETGRRLGMGTNMYPSSTLLGDKNTEITGLPIDELIEKADGFAGVFPEHKYEIVKRLQERKHICGMTGDGVNDAPALKKADIGIAVADATDAARSASDIVLTEPGLSVIVSAVLTSRAIFQRMKNYTIYAVSITIRIVLGFMLIALIWRFXFSPFMVLVIAILNDGTIMTISKDRVKPSPVPDSWKLKEIFATGAVLGAYMAVMTVVFFWIAHDYDIVPQTFGLKSIRDNSDELTAALYLQVSIISQALIFVTRSRSWSFVERPGLLLVIAFIAAQLVATVIAVYASWGFARIQGIGWGWAAFIWVYSVITYIPLDILKFITRYALSGKAWDNVIQNKTAFTSKKDYGKGEREAQWAMAQRTLHGLQSPDTSGFFNDKSSYKELSEIAEQAKRRAEVARLRELHTLKGHVDSVVKLKGLDIETIQQHYTV; encoded by the exons ATGGCGGACATCTCGCTAGAGCAGATCAAGAACGAGACTGTTGATCTC GAGAACATCCCGGTTGATGAGGTCTTCGAGCAGCTGAAATGCAGCAGGGAGGGGCTCACCTCAGCCGACGGGGAGCAGCGTCTCCAGATATTTGGCCCCAACAAGCTCGAGGAGAAGAag GAGAGCAAGCTGCTCAAATTCCTGGGGTTCATGTGGAACCCGCTCTCCTGGGTCATGGAGATCGCCGCCATCATGGCCATCGTGTTAGCCAACGGCGGA GGTAAACCTCCAGATTGGCAAGACTTCGTCGGTATTGTCGTCCTCCTGATCATCAACTCCACCATCAGTTTCATCGAGGAGAACAACGCCGGGAACGCCGCAGCCGCCCTCATGGCCGGCCTTGCCCCCAAGACCAAG GTGTTGAGGGACGGCAAGTGGTCCGAGCAGGAGGCTGCTATCCTCGTCCCGGGTGATATCATCAGCATCAAGCTCGGTGACATCGTCCCGGCCGATGCCCGCCTCCTGGAAGGAGATCCCCTCAAGATCGACCAGTCTGCCCTCACCGGCGAGTCCCTCCCCGTGACCAAGAACCCGGGCGACGAGGTCTTCTCGGGCTCCACCTGCAAGCAGGGTGAGATCGAGGCCATCGTCATTGCCACCGGCGTCCACACCTTCTTCGGCAAGGCCGCTCACCTCGTCGACAGCACCAACAATGTCGGACACTTTCAGAAGGTTCTCACTGCCATCGGCAACTTCTGCATTTGCTCGATCGGCGTCGGCATGCTCATCGAGATCCTCATCATGTACCCGATCCAGCACCGCAGGTACAGGGATGGCATCGACAACCTCCTGGTGCTCCTCATCGGTGGTATCCCCATTGCCATGCCCACCGTGCTTTCTGTCACCATGGCCATCGGCTCCCACCGGCTCTCGGAGCAGGGGGCCATCACCAAGAGGATGACCGCCATTGAGGAAATGGCCGGCATGGACGTGCTTTGCAGCGACAAGACGGGCACCCTCACCCTCAACAAGCTCAACGTCGACAAGAACTTGATCGAG GTGTTCGTCAAGGACATGGACAGGGACACGGTGGTCCTGTATGCTGCAAGAGCTTCCAGGGTCGAGAACCAGGACGCTATTGATGCTTCCGTTGTTGCAATGCTGGCTGACCCCAAGGAG GCTCGAGCTGGAATCCAGGAGGTCCACTTCCTGCCCTTCAATCCTGTCGACAAGCGCACTGCGATCACCTACATCGACTCCGATGGCAGATGGCACAGGGCAAGCAAGGGCGCCCCGGAGCAG ATCATTGATCTCTGCAACCTAAAAGAGGATGCCAAGAACAAGGTCCACGACATGATCGACAAGTTTGCCGACCGTGGTCTGCGATCTCTTGGTGTTGCAAGGCAGGAGGTGCCTGAGGCTGACAAGGATAGCGCTGGTGGGCCGTGGCAATTCATGGGTCTTCTGCCCCTCTTCGACCCCCCAAGGCACGACAGTGCCGAGACCATCCGCCGTGCCCTCAACCTCGGCGTCAACGTCAAGATGATCACCGGCGACCAGCTCGCCATTGCCAAGGAAACTGGGCGCAGGCTTGGCATGGGCACCAACATGTACCCCTCCTCCACCCTTCTCGGAGATAAGAACACCGAAATCACAGGCCTCCCCATTGATGAGCTCATTGAGAAGGCCGACGGTTTTGCTGGAGTCTTCCCTG AGCACAAGTATGAGATTGTCAAGAGGCTGCAGGAGAGGAAGCACATCTGCGGTATGACCGGAGATGGTGTCAACGACGCCCCTGCACTGAAGAAGGCCGACATCGGTATTGCGGTGGCCGATGCGACCGATGCAGCCCGCAGCGCATCAGACATTGTGCTGACGGAGCCCGGGTTGAGTGTGATCGTGAGCGCCGTACTGACAAGCCGTGCCATCTTCCAGCGCATGAAGAATTACACCATCTACGCCGTGTCCATCACCATCCGCATCGTGCTCGGCTTCATGCTCATCGCCCTCATCTGGCGCT GATTCTCCCCTTTCATGGTCCTGGTCATTGCCATTCTCAACGACGGCACCATCATGACCATCTCCAAGGATCGTGTCAAGCCTTCCCCTGTCCCCGACTCATGGAAGCTCAAGGAGATCTTTGCCACTGGAGCAGTCCTCGGTGCCTACATGGCGGTCATGACTGTTGTGTTCTTCTGGATTGCCCACGATTACGACATTGTCCCG CAAACGTTCGGATTGAAGTCGATCAGGGACAACAGTGATGAGCTCACGGCAGCTCTCTACCTCCAGGTGAGTATTATCAGCCAGGCTCTCATCTTCGTCACCCGGTCCAGGAGCTGGTCCTTCGTCGAGCGCCCTGGTCTCTTACTAGTCATTGCCTTCATTGCTGCCCAGCTG GTGGCTACGGTCATCGCCGTCTACGCATCATGGGGCTTTGCCAGGATACAGGGCATTGGATGGGGATGGGCTGCATTCATCTGGGTCTACAGTGTTATAACCTACATCCCTCTCGACATCCTCAAGTTCATCACCCGCTATGCTTTGAGTGGCAAGGCCTGGGACAACGTCATCCAGAACAAA ACGGCCTTCACCTCAAAAAAGGATTACGGGAAGGGCGAGAGGGAGGCACAATGGGCCATGGCTCAGCGCACCCTGCATGGCCTCCAGTCCCCGGACACCTCGGGCTTCTTCAACGACAAGAGCAGCTACAAGGAGCTGTCTGAGATCGCCGAGCAGGCCAAGAGGCGCGCGGAGGTTGCCAG GCTCAGGGAGCTGCACACGCTCAAGGGGCATGTGGACTCTGTTGTCAAGCTCAAGGGACTGGACATCGAGACCATCCAGCAACACTACACGGTTTAG
- the LOC105050696 gene encoding proteasome subunit beta type-3, protein MSIFEYNGSALVAMVGKNCFAIASDRRLGVQLQTIATDFQRIFKIHDKLYIGLSGLATDVQTLYQRLAFRHKLYQLREERDMKPETFASLVSALLYEKRFGPYFCQPVIAGLGDDNVPFICTMDCLGAKELAKDFVVSGTASESLYGACESMYKPNMEPEELFETISQALLSSIDRDCLSGWGGHVFVVTPTEVQERTLKGRMD, encoded by the exons ATGTCG ATCTTCGAGTACAATGGGAGCGCCCTTGTGGCAATGGTGGGCAAGAACTGCTTCGCGATCGCGAGCGACCGGCGCCTCGGCGTTCAACTCCAGACCATCGCCACCGACTTCCAGAGGATCTTCAAGATCCACGATAAGCTCTATATTGGCCTCTCCGGCCTCGCCACCGACGTCCAAACCCT GTACCAGCGGCTTGCCTTCCGCCACAAGCTCTATCAGCTGCGAGAGGAGAGGGATATGAAGCCCGAGACCTTCGCCAGCCTCGTCTCCGCTCTTCTTTATGAAAAAAG GTTTGGTCCATACTTTTGCCAGCCAGTAATCGCTGGATTAGGAGATGACAATGTGCCATTTATTTGTACTATGGATTGCCTCGGTGCCAA GGAGCTTGCTAAAGACTTTGTTGTTTCTGGTACAGCCTCAGAGTCTCTTTATGGTGCTTGTGAATCCATGTACAAGCCTAACATG GAACCAGAGGAATTATTTGAGACAATCTCACAAGCACTGTTGTCTTCCATTGATCGTGATTGTTTGAGTGGTTGGGGAGGACATGTTTTTGTGGT GACTCCAACCGAAGTGCAAGAACGAACATTGAAGGGTCGAATGGACTAA